Proteins encoded in a region of the Phoenix dactylifera cultivar Barhee BC4 chromosome 3, palm_55x_up_171113_PBpolish2nd_filt_p, whole genome shotgun sequence genome:
- the LOC103704029 gene encoding RNA polymerase II C-terminal domain phosphatase-like 2 — MSRSGINSTVYHGEVCLGEAEVFPTNNHAFPFPSNEIRISHLSPPSERCPPLSILQTISPFSVRCKVQAKSATEQSLLRRLYLSCFQEHKTAVVVVGKEELHLVAMPSQVQKVPCFWCCAVQAGLYASCLGMLNLRCLAIVFDLDETLIVANTMKSFEDRIEALSRRIDVEDDRARFSGMSAELKRYIEDKDLLKQYIENDAVSDNGKMVGVQNEEVPGLPGGQERIVRPVIRLQERNIVLTRINPEIRDTSVFVRLRPAWEDLRSYLTAKGRKRFEVYVCTMAERDYALEMWRLLDPEAHLISSRQLLDRVVCVKSGSRKSLQHVFQDVVCHPKMAMVIDDRLQVWDDKDQPRVHVVPAFTPYYAPQAEMANTVPVLCVARNVACNVRGGFFREFDENLLRKIFELCYENDILDLPYAPDVSDYLMSEDTNVVPNSNRDVPISEGMNGSEAERRLSPPVHLGDEQHMQHQAQTSLSSFSDDELSLFQTSANNRSRLDSETGQMTLLPSSLFIGVLQEIGRRCDCKVEFRSVIGSSKDLHFSVEVLFSTERIGIGMGRTRKEAQLQAAENALRNLASNYVSFIAPNSGGANRESDNASLGTENGFLREIINPVPDEPVKKEDLAGASTSEQMSQSNDSGRLSSVLFGIRELCLEGQNIVFRDQAPASMTLNKGEHYFQVELAGQILGKGVGLSREEAKLQAAEEALRTLKATHSSQRQSSNSSRLPPALPSSSPRKK, encoded by the exons ATGAGTCGGTCAGGGATCAACTCCACGGTCTACCATGGAGAAGTGTGCCTCGGAGAAGCCGAGGTATTCCCCACCAACAACCACGCCTTCCCCTTCCCCAGCAACGAGATACGCATCAGCCACCTCTCTCCTCCCAGCGAGAGGTGCCCTCCCCTCTCCATCCTACAGACCATCTCCCCTTTCTCCGTCCGCTGCAAGGTCCAGGCCAAGTCCGCGACCGAACAATCCCTCCTACGCCGGCTCTATCTCTCCTGTTTCCAAGAGCATAAG ACTGCCGTGGTAGTCGTCGGAAAGGAAGAATTGCATCTCGTGGCCATGCCGAGCCAGGTGCAAAAGGTCCCTTGCTTCTGGTGCTGCGCTGTGCAGGCTGGTCTGTACGCATCGTGCCTGGGTATGCTCAATCTGCGGTGCCTTGCGATCGTGTTCGATCTTGATGAGACGCTCATCGTTGCCAACACGATGAAGTCATTCGAGGACAGAATCGAGGCCTTGTCCCGCAGGATCGATGTCGAGGATGATCGTGCTAGGTTTTCGGGAATGTCCGCAGAGCTCAAGCGGTACATCGAGGATAAGGATCTGTTGAAGCAGTACATAGAGAACGATGCTGTTTCCGACAACGGGAAGATGGTTGGCGTTCAGAATGAGGAGGTTCCAGGACTACCTGGTGGCCAGGAGCGCATCGTTCGGCCTGTCATTAGGTTGCAAGAAAGGAACATTGTTTTGACTCGGATCAATCCAGAG ATCCGTGATACTAGTGTGTTTGTGAGGCTACGACCTGCTTGGGAGGATTTGAGGAGCTATTTAACTGCAAAAGGGCGCAAACGATTTGAAGTTTATGTGTGTACAATGGCTGAAAGAGACTATGCTCTGGAGATGTGGAGGCTCCTTGACCCAGAAGCTCATCTGATCAGCTCAAGACAACTTCTGGATCGTGTAGTATGTGTAAAGTCAG GTTCAAGGAAGTCGTTGCAACATGTTTTTCAAGATGTGGTTTGCCATCCAAAAATGGCTATGGTGATTGATGACCGGCTGCAGGTTTGGGATGATAAGGATCAACCTCGAGTTCATGTTGTTCCTGCATTTACTCCTTACTATGCTCCTCAAGCAGAG ATGGCCAATACTGTTCCTGTTTTGTGTGTTGCAAGAAATGTTGCATGCAATGTCCGAGGTGGTTTTTT CAGAGAATTTGATGAGAACCTGTTGCGGAAGATATTTGAATTGTGTTATGAAAATGATATACTGGATTTACCTTATGCTCCAGATGTGAGTGACTACTTGATGTCAGAG GACACTAACGTTGTACCAAACAGCAACAGAGATGTTCCCATATCAGAGGGTATGAATGGTTCTGAGGCTGAAAGAAGATTAAGTCCACCG GTACACCTTGGCGATGAGCAACATATGCAACATCAAGCACAGAcctctctttcctctttctCAG ATGATGAGCTATCATTATTTCAAACATCTGCCAACAACAGAAGTCGTCTAGATAGTGAAACAGGTCAAATGACTCTACTGCCATCCTCCTTATTTATTGGAGTGTTGCAAGAAATTGGCCGGAGGTGTGACTGTAAG gtTGAGTTCAGGTCCGTCATAGGCAGCAGCAAGGACCTGCATTTTTCTGTTGAG GTTTTATTTAGCACTGAAAGGATCGGAATTGGGATGGGAAGAACAAGGAAAGAAGCTCAGTTACAAGCTGCTGAGAATGCTCTCCGCAATTTGGCTA GCAACTATGTATCATTTATTGCACCAAATTCTGGAGGTGCAAATAGAGAATCAGATAATGCTTCACTTGGAACTGAAAATGGCTTTCTACGCGAAATTATCAATCCTGTTCCGGATGAGCCAGTTAAGAAAGAAGACCTTGCAGGTGCAAGTACATCAGAACAAATGTCTCAGTCAAATGACTCAGGAAGATTGTCATCTGTCCTATTCGGTATCAGAGAACTT TGTTTGGAGGGTCAAAACATAGTCTTCCGAGATCAAGCCCCAGCTTCCATGACATTAAATAAAGGAGAGCACTATTTTCAG GTTGAATTAGCAGGACAAATTTTAGGAAAGGGAGTTGGTTTGAGTAGAGAGGAGGCCAAGCTTCAG GCTGCTGAGGAGGCGCTCAGGACTCTGAAAGCAACACACAGTTCACAAAGGCAAAGTTCAAATTCATCAAG